A window of the Eleutherodactylus coqui strain aEleCoq1 chromosome 8, aEleCoq1.hap1, whole genome shotgun sequence genome harbors these coding sequences:
- the USP42 gene encoding ubiquitin carboxyl-terminal hydrolase 42 isoform X2 encodes MIQPPFWAGREQDFCMMCVMQSHVAQALCNSGGVVKPTSVINDLRRIAKHFRYGSQEDAHEFLRYTVEEMQKSCLRGCSNLDRHTQTTTFIHQIFGGCLRSRVKCLNCKSVSDTYDEYLDIPLEIKNSHSVNKALEQFVKAEQLDGDNAYNCSQCKQLVTATKRFTVHRISNVLTLSLKRFASFSGGKLSKEIKYPEYLNIRPYTSNPHGEPIMYSLYAVLVHTGLSCHTGHYFCYVKASNDQWYLMNDSIVSSADIRTVLNQQAYLLFYIRSQNMQCGDGPYSHKSTSPNSPQPSSSHQVGGTKSDFIGPQQIIKNVKNMNGSRSPKTSINGSGINGNILKRCIGPLPINRQMTMNCKKQKIIVNINKPLPTQEISSETKHNTPAHFTSVGPVPSNTTDLQYKLNRGPLASANPIVSSTMLVPYGAESSEESEEESKGVRKRIPNGGDMVNGSVITNGHSTITLPGNLVRKDEEAASKSNAVDQEAYEFTNAVSPAKLNGSIEVDPQTVINEETAAAVSHPESERKEAIEILQNTQKMNLAVDPGDPPQHNTASSEKHQNALSPSSALAEHQREACTTPQDVKNGNDYTSYNGYANGKHFPSERALSEHERDSRKSDLYSRNRDGFKYDRYKHYHNDEYRHRNYFSRGSERGHRNHGRQRSRSRGKMDDPYRYLSRRDRSHSRERNHYGRNQRWDHFHSSYRDDRDRVSYDNRDYHYRDSKHHRNDWYYHPRERRDYGYNGKHAHYSTFSRHSDSYYHGRFNHQPYENGKKRKFEYDGNARGDEPDGKRKVEKQMFRMEERITVKT; translated from the exons ATGATACAGCCACCATTTTGGGCAG GTCGTGAACAAGACTTCTGTATGATGTGTGTGATGCAGTCTCATGTAGCTCAAGCCCTTTGTAACTCCGGAGGAGTCGTGAAGCCAACTAGTGTTATCAATGATCTCAGAC GTATTGCGAAACATTTTCGTTATGGAAGTCAAGAAGACGCTCACGAATTTCTTCGATATACAGTAGAGGAAATGCAGAAATCCTGTCTCAGAGGTTGCTCTAA cttggacagacacacacaaacaACAACTTTTATACATCAGATATTTGGTGGTTGTCTCCGTTCTCGAG TGAAATGTCTAAATTGTAAATCCGTTTCTGACACTTATGATGAGTATCTCGATATCCCACTGGAGATAAAG AACTCCCATAGTGTAAATAAGGCTCtggaacagtttgtgaaagcggAGCAGCTTGATGGGGACAACGCATATAACTGCAGCCA GTGTAAACAGTTGGTGACTGCAACAAAAAGATTTACGGTGCATCGAATATCCAATGTGTTGACTTTGTCCTTGAAGAGGTTTGCAAGCTTCAGCGGTGGGAAACTTTCAAAG GAAATAAAGTATCCAGAATACCTGAACATCCGTCCATACACATCCAACCCTCATGGAGAACCCATCATGTACTCCTTATACGCCGTTCTTGTGCACACAGGTCTAAGCTGTCACACCGGGCATTATTTCTGCTATGTAAAG GCAAGCAATGACCAATGGTACTTGATGAATGACTCAATCGTGTCCAGTGCAGATATCCGAACTGTGCTCAACCAGCAGGCATACCTTTTATTTTATATCCG ATCTCAGAATATGCAATGTGGTGATGGGCCTTACTCTCATAAGTCTACCAGCCCCAACTCTCCTCAACCCAGTAGCAGCCATCAAGTTGGAGGCACAAAGTCTGATTTCATAGGACCCCAGCAGATCATCAAA AATGTAAAGAACATGAACGGGAGTAGGTCACCAAAAACGTCCATTAATGGTTCTGGGATAAACGGCAACATTCTTAAAAGATGCATTGGCCCGTTGCCCATAAACAGACAAATGACTATGAattgcaaaaagcaaaaaatcatAGTAAACATCAATAAACCACTTCCTACCCAAGAAATATCTTCCGAAACGAAGCATAACACCCCTGCCCATTTTACGTCTGTTGGCCCTGTACCCTCAAATACTACTGATCTCCAGTATAAGTTGAATCGCGGACCATTGGCCAGTGCCAATCCTATAGTATCCTCCACCATGCTGGTTCCATATGGGGCCGAATCATCAGAGGAATCTGAAGAGGAGAGTAAAGGTGTACGGAAAAGAATACCTAATGGTGGAGACATGGTGAATGGATCGGTCATTACTAATGGACATTCCACCATCACCTTGCCTGGCAACTTGGTTAGGAAAGATGAAGAGGCGGCATCTAAATCTAATGCAGTTGATCAGGAAGCCTATGAGTTCACCAATGCAGTGAGTCCTGCTAAACTCAATGGCTCTATTGAA GTTGACCCCCAAACTGTGATCAATGAAGAAACTGCAGCGGCCGTATCTCATCCTGAGAGTGAAAGAAAAGAAGCAATAGAAAT TTTGCAGAATACACAAAAGATGAATCTGGCTGTTGATCCAGGAGATCCTCCACAACACAATACCGCAAGCTCTGAGAAGCATCAGAATGcgctgtcgccatcttctgcactTGCGGAGCACCAAAGGGAAGCCTGCACTACACCTCAAGATGTGAAAAATGGCAATGATTATACATCCTATAATGGATATGCTAACGGGAAGCATTTCCCCAGTGAAAGAGCTCTTTCAGAGCATGAGAGAGACTCTCGGAAGAGTGACTTGTATTCCCGGAACAGAGACGGCTTCAAGTATGATCGCTATAAACACTACCACAATGACGAATACAGACACAGGAATTATTTTTCTCGAGGTAGTGAAAGGGGTCACAGGAACCACGGGAGACAGCGGTCAAGGAGTCGAGGGAAAATGGACGATCCGTATCGTTATCTGTCCAGACGGGACCGCTCTCACAGCCGTGAGCGGAACCACTATGGTAGAAATCAGCGATGGGATCATTTTCATTCCTCTTATAGAGATGATCGGGATAGAGTCTCGTACGACAACAGAGATTACCACTACAGGGATTCCAAACATCATAGAAATGACTGGTACTATCACCCTAGAGAGAGGCGCGATTATGGGTACAACGGCAAACACGCTCACTACTCGACTTTCTCCCGGCACTCTGATTCTTATTACCATGGAAGGTTTAACCACCAACCTTATGAAAACGGCAAGAAGAGAAAATTTGAGTACGATGGCAATGCACGGGGAGATGAACCTGATGGCaagagaaaagtggaaaaacagatGTTCCGAATGGAAGAAAGAAT AACTGTGAAAACGTAG
- the USP42 gene encoding ubiquitin carboxyl-terminal hydrolase 42 isoform X1: MTIIDKVSSVTAACRNQLYKPMAPSTGDKDTGSPIWGIVSSPAKISLGPVPGAAVYSSSYVPEKPVPSEQNDPPLAVPGDSINTPQKILFPAEKLRLKWQRIQKVGAGLQNLGNTCFVNSVLQCLTYTAPLANYMLTREHSKACREQDFCMMCVMQSHVAQALCNSGGVVKPTSVINDLRRIAKHFRYGSQEDAHEFLRYTVEEMQKSCLRGCSNLDRHTQTTTFIHQIFGGCLRSRVKCLNCKSVSDTYDEYLDIPLEIKNSHSVNKALEQFVKAEQLDGDNAYNCSQCKQLVTATKRFTVHRISNVLTLSLKRFASFSGGKLSKEIKYPEYLNIRPYTSNPHGEPIMYSLYAVLVHTGLSCHTGHYFCYVKASNDQWYLMNDSIVSSADIRTVLNQQAYLLFYIRSQNMQCGDGPYSHKSTSPNSPQPSSSHQVGGTKSDFIGPQQIIKNVKNMNGSRSPKTSINGSGINGNILKRCIGPLPINRQMTMNCKKQKIIVNINKPLPTQEISSETKHNTPAHFTSVGPVPSNTTDLQYKLNRGPLASANPIVSSTMLVPYGAESSEESEEESKGVRKRIPNGGDMVNGSVITNGHSTITLPGNLVRKDEEAASKSNAVDQEAYEFTNAVSPAKLNGSIEVDPQTVINEETAAAVSHPESERKEAIEILQNTQKMNLAVDPGDPPQHNTASSEKHQNALSPSSALAEHQREACTTPQDVKNGNDYTSYNGYANGKHFPSERALSEHERDSRKSDLYSRNRDGFKYDRYKHYHNDEYRHRNYFSRGSERGHRNHGRQRSRSRGKMDDPYRYLSRRDRSHSRERNHYGRNQRWDHFHSSYRDDRDRVSYDNRDYHYRDSKHHRNDWYYHPRERRDYGYNGKHAHYSTFSRHSDSYYHGRFNHQPYENGKKRKFEYDGNARGDEPDGKRKVEKQMFRMEERITVKT, from the exons CTTTGGCTGTTCCTGGAGATAGCATAAATACGCCACAAAAAATCCTGTTCCCAGCTGAGAAACTGAGATTGAAATGGCAACGGATACAAAAGGTTGGAGCTGGTCTCCAAAACCTCGGCAATACTTGCTTTGTGAACTCTGTTCTGCAGTGTCTAACATACACTGCCCCTCTCGCTAACTACATGCTCACTCGAGAGCACTCCAAGGCTT GTCGTGAACAAGACTTCTGTATGATGTGTGTGATGCAGTCTCATGTAGCTCAAGCCCTTTGTAACTCCGGAGGAGTCGTGAAGCCAACTAGTGTTATCAATGATCTCAGAC GTATTGCGAAACATTTTCGTTATGGAAGTCAAGAAGACGCTCACGAATTTCTTCGATATACAGTAGAGGAAATGCAGAAATCCTGTCTCAGAGGTTGCTCTAA cttggacagacacacacaaacaACAACTTTTATACATCAGATATTTGGTGGTTGTCTCCGTTCTCGAG TGAAATGTCTAAATTGTAAATCCGTTTCTGACACTTATGATGAGTATCTCGATATCCCACTGGAGATAAAG AACTCCCATAGTGTAAATAAGGCTCtggaacagtttgtgaaagcggAGCAGCTTGATGGGGACAACGCATATAACTGCAGCCA GTGTAAACAGTTGGTGACTGCAACAAAAAGATTTACGGTGCATCGAATATCCAATGTGTTGACTTTGTCCTTGAAGAGGTTTGCAAGCTTCAGCGGTGGGAAACTTTCAAAG GAAATAAAGTATCCAGAATACCTGAACATCCGTCCATACACATCCAACCCTCATGGAGAACCCATCATGTACTCCTTATACGCCGTTCTTGTGCACACAGGTCTAAGCTGTCACACCGGGCATTATTTCTGCTATGTAAAG GCAAGCAATGACCAATGGTACTTGATGAATGACTCAATCGTGTCCAGTGCAGATATCCGAACTGTGCTCAACCAGCAGGCATACCTTTTATTTTATATCCG ATCTCAGAATATGCAATGTGGTGATGGGCCTTACTCTCATAAGTCTACCAGCCCCAACTCTCCTCAACCCAGTAGCAGCCATCAAGTTGGAGGCACAAAGTCTGATTTCATAGGACCCCAGCAGATCATCAAA AATGTAAAGAACATGAACGGGAGTAGGTCACCAAAAACGTCCATTAATGGTTCTGGGATAAACGGCAACATTCTTAAAAGATGCATTGGCCCGTTGCCCATAAACAGACAAATGACTATGAattgcaaaaagcaaaaaatcatAGTAAACATCAATAAACCACTTCCTACCCAAGAAATATCTTCCGAAACGAAGCATAACACCCCTGCCCATTTTACGTCTGTTGGCCCTGTACCCTCAAATACTACTGATCTCCAGTATAAGTTGAATCGCGGACCATTGGCCAGTGCCAATCCTATAGTATCCTCCACCATGCTGGTTCCATATGGGGCCGAATCATCAGAGGAATCTGAAGAGGAGAGTAAAGGTGTACGGAAAAGAATACCTAATGGTGGAGACATGGTGAATGGATCGGTCATTACTAATGGACATTCCACCATCACCTTGCCTGGCAACTTGGTTAGGAAAGATGAAGAGGCGGCATCTAAATCTAATGCAGTTGATCAGGAAGCCTATGAGTTCACCAATGCAGTGAGTCCTGCTAAACTCAATGGCTCTATTGAA GTTGACCCCCAAACTGTGATCAATGAAGAAACTGCAGCGGCCGTATCTCATCCTGAGAGTGAAAGAAAAGAAGCAATAGAAAT TTTGCAGAATACACAAAAGATGAATCTGGCTGTTGATCCAGGAGATCCTCCACAACACAATACCGCAAGCTCTGAGAAGCATCAGAATGcgctgtcgccatcttctgcactTGCGGAGCACCAAAGGGAAGCCTGCACTACACCTCAAGATGTGAAAAATGGCAATGATTATACATCCTATAATGGATATGCTAACGGGAAGCATTTCCCCAGTGAAAGAGCTCTTTCAGAGCATGAGAGAGACTCTCGGAAGAGTGACTTGTATTCCCGGAACAGAGACGGCTTCAAGTATGATCGCTATAAACACTACCACAATGACGAATACAGACACAGGAATTATTTTTCTCGAGGTAGTGAAAGGGGTCACAGGAACCACGGGAGACAGCGGTCAAGGAGTCGAGGGAAAATGGACGATCCGTATCGTTATCTGTCCAGACGGGACCGCTCTCACAGCCGTGAGCGGAACCACTATGGTAGAAATCAGCGATGGGATCATTTTCATTCCTCTTATAGAGATGATCGGGATAGAGTCTCGTACGACAACAGAGATTACCACTACAGGGATTCCAAACATCATAGAAATGACTGGTACTATCACCCTAGAGAGAGGCGCGATTATGGGTACAACGGCAAACACGCTCACTACTCGACTTTCTCCCGGCACTCTGATTCTTATTACCATGGAAGGTTTAACCACCAACCTTATGAAAACGGCAAGAAGAGAAAATTTGAGTACGATGGCAATGCACGGGGAGATGAACCTGATGGCaagagaaaagtggaaaaacagatGTTCCGAATGGAAGAAAGAAT AACTGTGAAAACGTAG